A genomic stretch from Candidatus Poribacteria bacterium includes:
- a CDS encoding winged helix-turn-helix transcriptional regulator, translated as MKSVPKDTRGAIVELLKKNSGMTAGEIAKQLDLHSMTVRQHLSILEREGYIQHYREKISRGRPVYIYKLTSEAKESLFPNDYPRFALGTLDALVVIDGAEKVDQLLEYQMEMKVAMCLNDIEGKSLPEKIKVLAAFLDEEGYQVEIAETPHAYILKEHNCALESIAEKYPQLCQLELSLLQRLLDVPVERECHMPSGDSICSYKVLKTDTAQELRK; from the coding sequence ATGAAATCAGTACCGAAAGACACACGCGGCGCAATCGTCGAACTTTTGAAAAAAAATAGCGGTATGACAGCCGGTGAAATCGCGAAGCAGTTAGACCTCCATTCCATGACAGTGCGTCAGCATCTGTCTATCCTGGAGCGGGAAGGCTATATTCAACACTATCGCGAAAAAATTAGCCGGGGCAGACCTGTCTACATATATAAACTCACTTCGGAGGCAAAGGAGAGTCTATTTCCGAATGACTACCCACGATTTGCGCTGGGGACTCTAGACGCTCTGGTAGTGATCGATGGGGCAGAAAAGGTTGACCAACTCCTTGAATATCAAATGGAGATGAAGGTCGCAATGTGTCTTAACGATATTGAGGGCAAGAGTTTACCCGAAAAGATTAAGGTGCTTGCCGCTTTTTTAGATGAAGAGGGCTATCAGGTTGAGATAGCGGAAACACCACATGCCTATATCCTTAAAGAACATAACTGTGCCCTTGAATCTATTGCAGAGAAATATCCCCAACTCTGCCAGCTCGAACTGTCCCTGTTGCAGCGGTTACTTGATGTGCCAGTTGAGCGTGAATGCCACATGCCCTCCGGGGATTCGATATGTAGCTATAAAGTCCTTAAAACTGATACCGCCCAAGAATTAAGGAAATGA